CGACCTGAGGTGATTTGGAAAACAGCGGATTCTGTGCGAATGAACTCATGTCAGGCCTGAGGAAAGTTTGTCCTATAGGGAAAGACGAAAGAGGGTTGGAAAAGGAAACTCACAAAGGGTGTTTTTATTTCTTTTAGGCAATAGGAGCAAGATCAATCATTCGGTGACAGCAGTCCCTTGGGTTGATTTCAGTAACTGTTGTTTCAGTTTCCGAAAAACCAGCTTTCTTTGTTTTCGAGAGATTGAAGTTACTGCAGACCGTATACAAATGATTTGAAGTGAAATCGGCAGCGGGACTTGTTCATGAATTGGTTGAATGGCCAGACGATCCAGCATATAAACAATGGCATCGAGTGAGGACAGGCAAGTACGGATTCCAACAGGATCAATGAGCCAGAGAGTTGGTTTGGGCTGAACTTGACTGGCTGGTTTGACGACCACATTTTCCAGTTTTAAATCGCGATGTCGTAAATGAGACAATGCGATTTTCCGAACAATGTTTCCTAATTCTCTGGCAATCAAACATCGTTCGGCGTGTGAGTTATCTGCGCCAGATTTTATTAGATCAAAAGCGGTAGTCCCTTCGATAAATGGCATCTCCAACTGGAAAAACTCACCGGAACGATAAACGGGAGTCACCGGTTGTGGTGTGTTAATGCCTGCTGTCAATAATTTCCAGGCACCGGTAAGCTGACGTTGAGGCTGGGACTGTCTGAAAAGTGATTTCCAGCGGAGTTTCCAAGAGATCGGCCAGCGTTTCAGGGTTGTCAAGCCACGTCCGGAAATATCAATCAGCCATACGGAACGTAAGTCTTCTTCTTTAAGACAGCGAATTGTCGTATAAGTGGCACTGTCATTGAACAATTTGAAGCGAGTATCTTCTTCGCAATGAAAATCAGACAATTTCACCGGGGCTTTTCATGATTTTGTCAATTGCCCTTTTCGGAACGGCAGAATCCTGCCAAACTCTTGGCAATCTTTATGGAAAAAGGGCAGTGGATCATAATAGTATGCATCAATCAAGTATCCTCTTTTAACAGGATCGCGCGCGGTTGACAATCTTGAATATTGTTCGACTTTCCTGTTAGGTGCAGCGAATTCAGAAGGTAGTATAAAAGTCAACTCTATGTCGTTATCGATTATTGTCATTGTCAAGAACGAAGAATCATCCATCCGGGATTGCCTGGCATCGGTGGTCTGGGCGGATGAAATCATAGTATTAGATTCCGGCAGCACTGATCAGACAGTTGAGATTTGTAAAGAATATACAGGCAAAGTCTATCAGACAGACTGGCCTGGTTTCGGGCCGCAGAAAAACAGGGCTCTCGAATACGCTACCAAAGAGTGGGTGCTTTCCATCGATGCGGACGAGCGAATTTCGTACGATCTGCAAACGGAAATCAAACGTGTGATCCAGATGCCGAAGCGGTATGATGCCTATTCCATGCCGCGGCGTTCGAATTACTGTGGTCGCTACATGAAGCATAGTGGCTGGTGGCCGGATCGTGTGGTGCGATTGTTTCGAAGAGGGAAAGCATATTTCAGTGATGATCTGGTTCACGAACGAATCATCGTGGAAGGCAAAACCGGAAAATTAAAAGAACCGATCATTCATGAGTCGTTATTGACCATCGAACAGGTCTTAAACACGATGAATTCATACTCAACCGCCGGTGCAAAAATGATGGCCGAAGAGTATCAGTCAGCAGGTTTGAGTAAAGCGATTCTGCATGGTTTGTGGACGTTTCTCCGAACCTATTTCTTTCGTGCCGGTTTTCTGGATGGCAAGGAAGGATTTATGCTGGCGGTATCGAATGCCGAAGGAACGTATTATCGGTATTTGAAACTGATGGTCATCAATCGCGAGAATCAGAAAGAAGTCTAATCGATTCATGGCCGGACTCGCTGTCATTATTACGACTTACAACTGGCCGACTGCATTGGAAGTCGTGCTGGCAGGCTATCTCTCGCAACAGCGTCCTCCCGATGAGTTGATTATTGCCGACGATGGATCAACAGAGGAAACGCGAACCGTCATTGATACATTTCGAGATCAGGCACCGTTTCCCGTTAAGCATGTCTGGCATGCAGATGAAGGGTTTCGTGCAGGAGCCATTCGGAATCGGGCAATCCAGAATTCGGAAGCAGAGTATATTGTCTTCACCGACGGCGATTGCATTCCCGCACCCTGGTTTCTCCAGCAGCATCTGCGACTGGCCGAGCATGGCTGGTTTCTCTCAGGCAATCGAGTATTACTATCTCAGAAATTTTCGCAGGAAGTACTTCAGGAAAAGGTCCCCATTCATACCTGGAATCGAATACATTGGTTTCAGGCCCGCCGTCGCAAACAGATTAACCGGCTGCTGCCGCTATTCAAAATTCCCTTGGGACGCTGGTATCGGCGACGTCTGGCGAAAGCATGGGAAGGCGCCAAAACATGTAACCTGTCTGTCTGGAAAGAGGATCTTTTGTCCGTCAATGGGTTTGATGAAGATTACACTGGTTGGGGCATGGAGGATTCTGATTTAGTCCTGCGGTTGATTCGAAATGGCGTTTATCATCAGGATGCCCGGTTTGCTGCGCCCGTGTTTCATTTATGGCATCCGGAAAATTCGCGTGATCAACTGGAAGAAAATCAACGCCGGCTACAGCAGTTGATACAGTCCGAACGCATTCAGGCCCGAGTGGGGATCGAACAGGCTTCCTTAGGGTGAAGCGGTTCAAAGAAGCCGATTCTCCAGACTATTCTTTCCGAAAAATTTCAACAAAGAAAGCACCGCGCGAAACGCCGTTTCCTTCATCGAGCCAGGTCTGCAGTTTTTTCTGACCTTTCGTCAGCTCAACCGTGAAAGTTGTCGACAGGTCTCCCTCTGCTACCTTTTGTTCCTGTTTCTGATCACCGATTTGAATACGGGCGACCCCTTTCTTCAGTGGGTGGTGTGCTGATTCCGGGCGAGAGCGAAGTGTAATTTCATAGGTGCCCGGCTGTGTCACATCAATGATCCAGAAGCCATTGGCAATCAGATTTTTGGCGATCAACTTGTGGTTCCACGGCACTTGTTCGATGGGTGCGTGCCAGTCGTGGCAGGTCAGATGTGCAGGGTTTTCAGCCTGCGCGCCAAGACCAATTGCTACGTAGCGATTGAACTGCGGAGTAAGACTGTCCCACCATTTCTCATATTCAGCAGTCAGGTATTTGACAACGCCGGGGTACTCGGCTGCGACATTTTTGATTTGTCCCGGATCTGCCTGAATGTCATAAAGTTCTTTCTCATTAACCAGTCGCCAGCGATCGGTCATGACGGATGATTTTCGCCATTTTTCGGGCGTTTCAATTCGCTGAGAGTGCACGATCAATGTACGTTTTCGCAGCTCTTCTTTTTTCCCATTTAGAATTGGAACCAGACTGGTGCCGTCCAGTTTTAATTCACTGGAAACAGT
This window of the Gimesia fumaroli genome carries:
- a CDS encoding glycosyltransferase family 2 protein — its product is MSLSIIVIVKNEESSIRDCLASVVWADEIIVLDSGSTDQTVEICKEYTGKVYQTDWPGFGPQKNRALEYATKEWVLSIDADERISYDLQTEIKRVIQMPKRYDAYSMPRRSNYCGRYMKHSGWWPDRVVRLFRRGKAYFSDDLVHERIIVEGKTGKLKEPIIHESLLTIEQVLNTMNSYSTAGAKMMAEEYQSAGLSKAILHGLWTFLRTYFFRAGFLDGKEGFMLAVSNAEGTYYRYLKLMVINRENQKEV
- a CDS encoding glycosyltransferase family 2 protein — its product is MAGLAVIITTYNWPTALEVVLAGYLSQQRPPDELIIADDGSTEETRTVIDTFRDQAPFPVKHVWHADEGFRAGAIRNRAIQNSEAEYIVFTDGDCIPAPWFLQQHLRLAEHGWFLSGNRVLLSQKFSQEVLQEKVPIHTWNRIHWFQARRRKQINRLLPLFKIPLGRWYRRRLAKAWEGAKTCNLSVWKEDLLSVNGFDEDYTGWGMEDSDLVLRLIRNGVYHQDARFAAPVFHLWHPENSRDQLEENQRRLQQLIQSERIQARVGIEQASLG
- a CDS encoding BUD32 family EKC/KEOPS complex subunit translates to MKLSDFHCEEDTRFKLFNDSATYTTIRCLKEEDLRSVWLIDISGRGLTTLKRWPISWKLRWKSLFRQSQPQRQLTGAWKLLTAGINTPQPVTPVYRSGEFFQLEMPFIEGTTAFDLIKSGADNSHAERCLIARELGNIVRKIALSHLRHRDLKLENVVVKPASQVQPKPTLWLIDPVGIRTCLSSLDAIVYMLDRLAIQPIHEQVPLPISLQIICIRSAVTSISRKQRKLVFRKLKQQLLKSTQGTAVTE